The stretch of DNA GGTGCTTcgccattttgaatatgtcaAACTCGATCTTGTTCTCAGCCACCTCCATCACGAGTTTTCCTCTCCTCACATCAATAAGTGCACCTGCAGTAGCTAGAAAAGGTCTACCAAGTATAATAGGAACCTTGGCATCTTCCTCTATATCCAAAACAACGAAATCCCCCAGTATAAAATACTGATCAATCATGACCGGGACATCCTCAAGAACTCCCACTGGACGCTTAATGGAGCAATCCGCCATCTGTAGGATCATGGAGGTGGGTTTTGGTGTGCCTAAGTTGAGCCTCTTGCATAAAGAATATGGCATAAGACTAACACTGGCACCCAGATCAAATAGAGCACCCCTAACTACAAATCCACCAATGATGCAAGGGATGGCAAAACTACCTGGATCTTTCAGCTTAGGAGGTAGTTTATGTTGATGAACTGCACAGGTCAAGGCTCCTTCGCTCAGATCCACCACCGCACTCTTCCCTGCCTTTTTCTTATTGCCTAAAATATTCTTCAGAAACTTCTTGTACGATGGAATCTGAGTGATtgcttcaacaaaaggcatggagatcTCCAACTTATCTAACATCTTATGGAACTCGCTCTCTCTATCAGACTCCTTTGATTTCCACAACCTCTGTGGATATGGTAACAGGTTGCAAGGTATAACCGAGTTATCTActttcttgttcttcctttcatgcTTCTTACTCGGAGTACTCTCATCTGGCACAGGGGCTTTTCCTTTAGCACTATCTCTCTGAATTACAGGCTCCTCCCCACTCTCATCAAAGCCATCCTCAACCTGAATGCCCTCATCCTTCTTATCAGTTCTCTCAGGCACTGGATCATTTGAAGGAAGTGGATGATCCTTCAATGCTAATCCGCTCATAGTGGTGACTGCATTCACTTGGTGCCTTGGATTTTCTGTGCTCGCTGGCAATCTACCATTCGAAGATGAGGCTTGATTAGAAAACTGATTACAACCACCTTGATTTTGCCATGTGAGGCTCTCTATCAGTGCTTGTTGAGAGCTGAGAGCAGCTTGCTGAGAGATAAGAGCATTTTGCTGAGTGCTAAGGGCAGCTTGCTGAGACTCTACGGTTGCCAGTAACTTGCTCATCTGAGCTATCATGGTGTTCATGAGAGTCTGTATATCAAGATGCTGAGATGGTCTAGAGAAACCTTGACCTTGAGTGTTCCCAAAATTCTGATTCCCTTCCTGGAACTGCCCTTGATTGGGATTATGATTATTCTGATTATTTCTTGATTGCCttgattgttccaagagggaacaaACTGATCTCTTCATTGCTGCTGATAGTTCCCATAACCTTGCCCCTGGCCTTGTggtctagaataaccaatgagatcaACTTGTTCCACATTAGGTTGAGGGACTTGGTTACCGGAATTTAACAGATAACACGTCTGAGCTGcatgatttccaccacaaattgCACAACATGCTACAAGAGGTACCTGTGGCACAGAGTAAGGGTTAAGAACATAAGGATTCTGTGGAATCAGTGGAGGCTGAGCCACTGCCTGGACACTCTAAGTAGGGCCTTGTACTATCTACTTTAGCATGTGTTGTATGGTATCCAGCTGAGCCTGCATTTCCATCTTTTCTTCAACTTCGAACATCCCAGCTGTGTTCTCTCTCTTGGGTATATCATCCCCTCAGTGTACCAGTAAGTATTATTAGAGGTGATCCTCTCAATCAACTGCTCTCACGCTGATAATTCTGGACCATCTGAATGAGAGTAGTCTTCAACTCAAAATTGTTTGCCTCAATTCGTGGATacacaatgcaatcttcttTAGTGAACTCAGGAGCTAAATGGGCTACCATGGGATTTGCTTGTGGGACCTGCTGGGCAAACTGTTGGACCAAATTGGGATTCATCtgatggagaagattttgcatcccaaGCCCATAGCCTGGCTGCTGATACGCAGGCTACTGCTGCATGAAGGGAGCTCccaatcctcccccaacataGACATTCGGGTTTGGATCAGCCCCGAAGTTCTGTGCCTGATTCTGAACAATTGGCACTGGAGGATCAGCACGAACTCTAGGATTGTCCCCAGCTACCTCTCTCTGCCTCTGGTGCTGCTGTGTGTTGACACCAGTATGGGCTGGTTGCCCAGTATTGCTACTGTCTTCGGTTTCCATGTCTACTTTGAAGTCCTGGAACTCTCGAAGCCAATCACGTAACACCTTCTTTTCCCTCCTTAACTTCCTCTCAAGATTTGGATCGTAGGGACGAAGATCCGTGCTCCCTTTCGATCTAGTGTGCATAAAAGGAGGGAAACCTACTGTCAAACACAACCACAAACACTCTTTGAAGAAATTGGTTACGGGTTAGTGtaaataaagaatttttttttgtgtttttgaataataaaataaaaacttgatctcctaaaattcactaactctaatgctagtaagaaaaTAACCACACAATTAAAACCAAATTAAcccctccccggcaacgaccCCAAAATGTGATGCtgtataattgtgagtgtaaaaaAGGGTGTAAATGttgttccgctgaggattggggctatggcacgtaattgtgtgaattaagaatactaggcactagagtatgtgaatcaactagaatccaagcaactaataactgaatgatggaaaataaaagaaataaattgattAAGGAATTAACTGTATGATAAGGGAATGAGTCAGATTAGGgaaattgtaatcttgatgttctaacaatctcagaattagggaaggaataattaacctagggatgtatgggcaatgcacataagaattcaatttagctactttcgtaatcaataaatcGAATTAGGCTATAATTGCCCCACTgccgtgatgcatcaatcataaccttaaagacctaagcattgtaagcccccaaaattacccctattctcatagtaggaaaattaggttgaaattggtaaggctcgaagtctccatccaactttcgttgtaatgaatctctctcctagactagcaattaattgtggccatcaatcaataacaagtagaaagcaaatccccaaatcaacataaaccctaggtaaaagattcaatcccttatgcaataatcacaaattgaacatcaagattatcaatggacccctaatccaaacccataggcgaattactcacgcatgattaaagtaaacaaagcaaagcaataataaataaccataaacattgcaagaaatctgtgaagaaagtaaataaaggaataagagaacttaattgataaagaacaaatccaatttcaatccgagattccaagcttgaaattaaataatctaatgtgaaactaatctgaactatgctagggaaatataaacagaagggaaaaataatctaactaactagagttcagaactctgtaagagAACCTCCTTTAAtcgtagagaataggtagaatatataggagatagatgggacCTGgtccattaggcaacttccaattcttttccaatttgtattcttgtttcctttcttccttgtaattcccttttcttccagaacttgtccaaaatgctccaaaattcttcctttgttgtttcttgtagataattcaacacttggacaatataacacacaaacaattcccaatttcactaggataagggaaatacaactaaaataaggcgtgaattattgtacaaaatattaGATAtcagcttgcttgaggacaagcaaggtttaagtgtggaaactttgataagcaccaaaaaTAGTACATATTAAGGGTCTAAAATAGGATAAAGTGTAAATTTTTGTCACCCGTTTATAACAATCTCATGCATTTTAAgctcggatgtgatcaaaatcttctaacattaattttaggaaaagttttgaagtattttcaCAGATCGAAAAGGGATTCGAAGCCAAAACAGAGCAAAAGGCAATCGAAGACGCGAAGCAAGAACCTCCCACGcagcccaacacgcgtgtggatgggcgTGGATCCTTTCCAGTAGCTctccacgccctccaccacgtgTGGTGCTAGGCGTGGTTCGGCCACAGCGGCCATTTCAGAATTTTGGTTTTAggttgcctatttaaaccctttTTCGGATAGATGAAGAAAGAGCAATCATAGAATAGTTTTAGATCTGAAGTTTcctagggttttctcccctcttgggggaaaactttCTTTCTATTAGAGtagattcaagatcaagataGGAGGATTGAAGtttcaagaacaagatgtaAATGAGCCATTCATCATGGATGGTACTCTTCTCTTCAATGTTTTGATTTAATGTTTGCTTTCTTTGAaactttcatttcttcttcttgtttctttattttaatgatagcttagagtagaaaggggattggtggccccgaagctaaactat from Ipomoea triloba cultivar NCNSP0323 chromosome 7, ASM357664v1 encodes:
- the LOC116024096 gene encoding uncharacterized protein LOC116024096, with the translated sequence MKRSVCSLLEQSRQSRNNQNNHNPNQGQFQEGNQNFGNTQGQGFSRPSQHLDIQTLMNTMIAQMSKLLATVESQQAALSTQQNALISQQAALSSQQALIESLTWQNQGGCNQFSNQASSSNGRLPASTENPRHQVNAVTTMSGLALKDHPLPSNDPVPERTDKKDEGIQVEDGFDESGEEPVIQRDSAKGKAPVPDESTPSKKHERKNKKVDNSVIPCNLLPYPQRLWKSKESDRESEFHKMLDKLEISMPFVEAITQIPSYKKFLKNILGNKKKAGKSAVVDLSEGALTCAVHQHKLPPKLKDPGSFAIPCIIGGFVVRGALFDLGASVSLMPYSLCKRLNLGTPKPTSMILQMADCSIKRPVGVLEDVPVMIDQYFILGDFVVLDIEEDAKVPIILGRPFLATAGALIDVRRGKLVMEVAENKIEFDIFKMAKHQPSYVDECYLIEGLDERIDESTKSELGDLHVLPIDPEPPEKSSLLKRKEKFFGSDGFYKRWMRELAKFRKPPDRVAPNLT